One part of the Clostridium thermosuccinogenes genome encodes these proteins:
- the yneA gene encoding cell division suppressor protein YneA translates to MRKRYVLKNKKRFILFISFITFIMLTTLFAASVQGYKEPTYMEITVFHGDNLWNIAEKYSTGGDLREYIHKIIEINNLSGSNIYAGSKLLIPVGS, encoded by the coding sequence ATGAGAAAAAGGTATGTATTGAAGAACAAGAAGAGATTCATATTATTCATTTCCTTCATAACCTTCATAATGCTTACAACCTTGTTTGCCGCAAGCGTACAGGGATATAAGGAACCTACATATATGGAAATAACCGTTTTTCATGGGGACAACCTGTGGAATATTGCCGAAAAATACAGCACAGGCGGAGATTTGAGAGAGTACATTCATAAAATAATAGAAATAAACAATCTATCCGGCAGCAACATATATGCAGGCTCCAAGCTTTTGATACCTGTCGGAAGTTAG
- the lexA gene encoding transcriptional repressor LexA, which produces MQKDNKSPLNEKQRKILEFLRQQIDEKGYPPSVREICSAMGYKSTSTVHGYIEQLQKNGYLQKDPTKPRALKIISNNKETEVRKEGEYYSKKELVDVPIVGKVTAGQPILAVENIEDTFPIPVDFVQNSTAFMLRVQGDSMVEAGILDKDYVLVKQQSVASNGDIVVALIGDEATVKTFYKEKDYIRLQPQNKYYDPIIVKEGVSILGKVIGVFRKL; this is translated from the coding sequence ATGCAAAAAGATAATAAGAGTCCGCTTAATGAAAAGCAGCGGAAAATACTTGAATTTCTTAGACAGCAAATAGATGAAAAAGGGTATCCTCCTTCAGTAAGGGAAATATGCAGCGCTATGGGTTATAAATCGACCTCTACTGTACATGGTTATATCGAGCAGCTGCAAAAAAACGGTTATCTTCAGAAAGATCCTACAAAGCCCAGAGCGTTGAAGATTATATCCAATAACAAGGAAACGGAAGTTAGAAAAGAAGGCGAGTATTATTCCAAAAAAGAGCTGGTGGATGTGCCTATAGTCGGCAAGGTTACAGCAGGACAGCCCATTCTCGCTGTTGAGAATATAGAAGACACCTTTCCAATCCCGGTGGATTTCGTACAGAATTCTACGGCATTTATGCTGAGGGTTCAGGGAGATAGTATGGTGGAAGCAGGCATATTAGACAAGGATTATGTGCTTGTTAAGCAGCAGTCAGTGGCATCCAACGGCGATATTGTTGTTGCTTTGATTGGAGATGAGGCGACGGTTAAAACCTTCTACAAAGAAAAGGATTATATCAGGCTTCAGCCGCAGAACAAATATTACGACCCCATTATCGTCAAAGAGGGCGTGTCAATTCTCGGGAAAGTGATTGGTGTTTTCAGAAAGCTGTGA
- a CDS encoding tetratricopeptide repeat protein, giving the protein MLSRIEEILKKRYMPYLLISVVGLIVYCNSFTAPFTLDDFGSITNNYAIRNPLDFKAIWEFYSNRFVLYYTISLNYFLFQNMPFGYHVVNFIIHIINGILVYSILYHLLGLDYFKDKLPGRYRKLVCTLSAIMFICHPVQVNAVTYIIQRTAALAATFYFAAVLNYLKYRIYHRKRYFAFTLLFTVIAMFTKENTITIPFMLILIELMFFLKDGRTKWVKRIAVFLVLLLTIPIIPATNLYLGGYSQSDPNVDFKASTSMDRMHYFYTQLNVILHYVQQLFIPYRLNFDYSNDYPISKTLWENYSYISLIIHAIIGIIALVNIRKNKLIALGILWFYIGLSVESSFISIKDVYFEHRLYFPIVGFIMFLTGLMLHETGKEKRPYLFKRPIEFFVVAMGFLIVMYSGVTLHRNYIFSDGIRLWTDVTQKAPNSDRAHCVLATNYLDSYELSDNKPAEYLEAAEREFKKAIELNSRNDTAHCNLAKVYNLKGEYEKAIEEAKSCNRIRKSKYAYYNLGTAYKNLGRTEDAIDAYLEGYKIDNKATFILEALGDIYSDIGDYDNARFYYEEIIKNNTYSKNTRIKEKLEKIKDLSGESKP; this is encoded by the coding sequence ATGTTAAGCAGAATCGAAGAAATATTGAAGAAAAGATATATGCCTTACCTTTTAATATCGGTAGTAGGACTGATTGTTTATTGCAACAGCTTTACAGCGCCTTTTACCCTGGATGATTTCGGTTCCATCACAAATAATTATGCCATAAGGAATCCTCTGGATTTCAAGGCTATATGGGAATTTTATTCCAACAGGTTCGTGCTGTACTATACAATATCACTGAATTACTTTTTGTTTCAGAACATGCCCTTTGGATATCATGTTGTGAACTTTATTATTCATATAATCAACGGTATACTGGTATATTCCATACTTTATCACCTGCTCGGACTGGATTATTTCAAAGACAAACTGCCCGGCAGGTACCGGAAGCTTGTCTGCACCCTTTCTGCCATAATGTTTATATGCCATCCGGTCCAGGTAAACGCAGTTACTTATATTATACAGCGTACCGCAGCCCTGGCCGCGACGTTCTATTTTGCTGCCGTCCTGAATTATTTGAAATACAGGATATACCACAGAAAAAGGTATTTTGCATTTACCCTGCTCTTTACCGTCATCGCCATGTTTACCAAGGAAAACACCATTACTATACCATTCATGCTGATTCTAATCGAGCTCATGTTTTTCCTCAAGGACGGAAGAACAAAATGGGTAAAGAGAATAGCTGTTTTTTTGGTTCTCCTTCTGACAATACCTATTATTCCTGCGACAAACCTGTATCTTGGTGGTTACAGCCAGAGTGATCCGAATGTGGACTTCAAGGCCAGCACATCAATGGACAGGATGCACTATTTTTATACCCAGCTGAATGTCATACTCCACTATGTTCAGCAGCTGTTCATACCCTACAGGCTGAATTTTGATTACAGCAACGATTATCCCATATCTAAAACTCTTTGGGAAAACTATTCCTACATATCCTTGATAATTCATGCCATCATTGGCATTATTGCGTTGGTGAATATAAGGAAAAACAAGCTTATTGCTTTGGGAATCCTTTGGTTTTATATAGGCTTGTCGGTGGAATCGTCTTTTATTTCGATAAAAGATGTCTATTTTGAACACAGGCTGTATTTCCCTATCGTAGGGTTTATAATGTTTCTCACCGGCCTCATGCTCCATGAAACCGGTAAAGAAAAGCGTCCCTATCTTTTTAAGCGTCCTATCGAATTCTTTGTTGTTGCAATGGGGTTTCTCATCGTTATGTACTCCGGAGTCACTCTGCACAGGAATTACATTTTCAGTGACGGCATACGCCTCTGGACCGATGTGACGCAAAAGGCTCCCAACAGTGACAGGGCTCATTGCGTTCTGGCTACGAATTACCTCGATTCCTATGAGCTGAGCGACAATAAACCGGCGGAATACCTGGAAGCTGCGGAAAGGGAGTTTAAAAAGGCGATAGAGCTAAACAGCAGAAATGACACTGCCCATTGCAACCTTGCCAAGGTTTATAATTTAAAAGGAGAATATGAGAAAGCCATAGAGGAGGCTAAATCCTGCAACAGGATCAGAAAATCCAAATATGCCTATTACAATCTGGGCACAGCTTATAAAAACCTCGGCAGGACTGAAGATGCCATCGATGCATATCTTGAAGGATATAAGATAGACAACAAGGCCACTTTTATTTTGGAAGCCCTTGGAGATATTTATAGCGACATAGGCGATTATGATAATGCACGTTTCTATTATGAGGAGATAATTAAAAATAACACTTATTCGAAAAACACCAGGATCAAGGAAAAGCTGGAGAAAATCAAGGATTTAAGCGGTGAGAGTAAACCGTGA
- a CDS encoding S-layer homology domain-containing protein: protein MLGPFRRIIGCILTIAMLAALLPAFTAKASDNTEPFFDVPAKSYAYDAIHKLRELNITNGIGNNQFGYGKTITRADFVTFLVRLMGWELVYPEEGSFNDNKDKKKHYYPYIETALKAGIIKKAEYFRPNDNISREEIAIMIIRTIGLETLAQQPSLSYQPFSDVNKYNGYINIAKDLGIVTGIPGNLFAPKNNAKREEAAVMMMRMYEKLNHGINELHAFYAHNAYSQKEYIKSLDSVSFGWCRLEYDAENGKVILNSSSKNENDFVLPDGFSGVVEYARQEGASTQLNVFASNDIRINADETQKNIGLVEYIIKNPDVRKAVIHDIVQMLNSAKKGDEEAAFDGVVIDFEALGGKDNQVFLNTFLDELNTELDKHSKKLYVAVHPVQRPGEAYYNGYDFKTIGEIADKVILMAHDYNAKSLNDSEMDIGFTSTPLTPFDQIYFALKAITDKDTGVQDLSKIWLQISFGSAQWQKKDGKVINRYPYVPTYQKIRDRIKNLDNMQNVVVEYAKSYENPYITYYNPDTGVSNVIWYEDSRSVTAKVNLAKMFGIRGISLWRLGNIPDFDDDGMYLDVWQQLIEQ, encoded by the coding sequence TTGTTAGGTCCTTTTAGAAGAATAATAGGCTGCATTTTGACTATTGCTATGCTGGCTGCTTTGCTGCCGGCTTTTACAGCAAAGGCTTCCGACAATACGGAACCTTTTTTTGATGTTCCGGCTAAAAGCTACGCTTATGATGCGATACACAAGTTGAGGGAGCTGAATATCACCAACGGTATTGGCAACAACCAGTTCGGTTATGGAAAGACGATAACCAGAGCTGACTTTGTCACCTTCCTGGTCCGCCTGATGGGATGGGAGCTTGTATATCCTGAAGAAGGAAGCTTCAATGACAATAAGGATAAAAAGAAGCACTATTATCCTTATATCGAAACTGCCCTGAAGGCTGGAATAATTAAAAAAGCGGAATATTTCCGGCCCAATGACAATATTTCGCGGGAAGAGATCGCTATAATGATAATAAGGACAATCGGCCTGGAAACCCTTGCCCAGCAGCCATCTCTTTCGTATCAGCCTTTCAGCGATGTAAATAAATATAACGGATATATTAATATCGCAAAAGATCTGGGCATCGTCACCGGAATTCCGGGAAATCTCTTTGCGCCCAAGAACAACGCCAAGAGAGAAGAAGCTGCTGTCATGATGATGCGCATGTATGAGAAGTTAAATCACGGCATAAACGAGCTGCATGCCTTTTATGCCCACAATGCTTATTCCCAGAAGGAGTATATAAAAAGCTTGGATTCGGTAAGTTTTGGCTGGTGCCGCCTCGAATATGATGCCGAAAACGGGAAGGTCATACTGAATTCTTCTTCCAAAAACGAAAATGACTTCGTGCTGCCCGACGGTTTTTCCGGCGTTGTGGAATATGCGCGGCAGGAAGGAGCCTCCACCCAGCTTAATGTGTTTGCTTCCAACGACATCCGTATCAATGCTGATGAAACCCAGAAAAATATCGGCCTGGTGGAATACATCATTAAAAATCCTGACGTAAGGAAAGCTGTTATCCATGACATCGTCCAAATGCTGAATTCCGCTAAAAAAGGTGATGAAGAGGCTGCTTTTGACGGAGTGGTCATTGACTTTGAAGCTCTCGGAGGCAAGGATAACCAGGTGTTTTTAAATACATTCCTGGATGAACTGAACACCGAGCTGGACAAACACAGCAAAAAACTTTACGTTGCCGTACATCCGGTGCAAAGACCGGGAGAGGCTTATTATAATGGTTATGATTTTAAAACCATAGGTGAAATAGCCGACAAGGTGATCCTTATGGCCCATGATTATAACGCCAAATCTTTGAACGATAGCGAAATGGACATCGGCTTTACATCCACTCCCCTTACTCCCTTTGATCAGATTTATTTTGCCTTGAAAGCGATTACAGATAAGGATACAGGGGTTCAGGACCTGAGCAAAATTTGGCTTCAGATTTCCTTCGGATCGGCTCAGTGGCAGAAGAAGGACGGAAAGGTTATAAACCGGTATCCCTATGTTCCAACTTATCAAAAAATAAGGGATAGAATAAAGAACCTGGATAATATGCAAAATGTAGTTGTAGAATATGCAAAATCTTATGAAAATCCTTATATAACATATTACAACCCTGACACCGGCGTCAGCAATGTTATATGGTACGAGGACAGCCGCAGCGTCACAGCGAAGGTAAACCTGGCTAAAATGTTCGGTATCCGGGGAATTTCCTTATGGAGGCTGGGAAACATACCTGATTTTGATGATGACGGAATGTATCTGGATGTTTGGCAGCAGTTGATTGAACAATAA
- the thiI gene encoding tRNA uracil 4-sulfurtransferase ThiI, translating into MKRIILVRYGEIALKGLNRPVFESKLISNIKRSLYGLGKIEVIKSQSRIYIEPESDEYDIDEALKRLSKVFGIVSVSSVMKVDTDFEEIKKHGLMLAKSLTEKYGHSTFKVETKRGNKKFPMDTPEINRELGAYILENIPSLTVDVNNPAFILHVEVRENSYIYSDITPAHGGLPMGTNGKAVLLLSGGIDSPVAGWMMAKRGVEIEAVHFYSYPYTSERAREKVIDLAKILSEYCMEINLHIVPFTDIQLEINDKCPEDEITIIMRRVMMDISERIAGLTGAHALITGESLGQVASQTIQSLACTNAVVSIPVFRPLIGMDKNEVIEIARKINTFDTSILPYEDCCTVFVAKHPKTKPRLEQILKSEANLNIEDMIKKAVEEREVLRIRLGKVL; encoded by the coding sequence ATGAAGAGGATTATATTGGTGCGTTACGGCGAAATAGCCCTTAAGGGTCTTAACAGACCAGTATTCGAGTCAAAGCTCATAAGCAATATAAAGAGGTCTCTGTACGGACTTGGAAAAATTGAGGTCATAAAGTCGCAGTCAAGAATTTATATAGAACCGGAATCCGACGAGTATGATATTGATGAAGCTCTTAAACGGCTGTCTAAGGTTTTCGGCATAGTATCCGTAAGCTCTGTCATGAAAGTAGATACAGATTTTGAAGAGATTAAAAAGCATGGATTGATGCTGGCTAAAAGCCTCACTGAAAAATACGGGCATTCCACCTTCAAGGTGGAAACAAAGAGGGGAAATAAGAAGTTTCCCATGGATACGCCGGAAATCAACAGGGAATTGGGGGCATATATCCTGGAGAACATCCCGTCTTTGACGGTGGATGTCAACAACCCCGCCTTTATCCTGCATGTGGAAGTCCGGGAGAACTCATATATTTATTCGGACATTACCCCTGCCCATGGCGGTTTGCCCATGGGCACCAACGGAAAGGCTGTCCTGCTCCTGTCAGGAGGCATTGACAGTCCGGTGGCAGGATGGATGATGGCTAAAAGGGGAGTGGAAATTGAAGCGGTGCATTTTTACAGCTATCCGTACACCAGTGAGAGAGCTCGGGAAAAGGTTATCGATCTGGCAAAAATCCTGTCCGAATACTGCATGGAGATAAATCTTCATATTGTGCCTTTCACCGACATACAGCTGGAAATTAATGATAAGTGCCCGGAAGATGAGATTACAATTATTATGAGAAGGGTAATGATGGATATTTCAGAAAGGATTGCCGGCTTGACCGGAGCCCATGCTCTGATTACCGGAGAGAGCCTGGGGCAGGTGGCAAGCCAGACCATACAAAGCCTTGCCTGCACCAATGCTGTAGTAAGCATTCCTGTGTTCAGGCCGCTTATCGGAATGGATAAAAATGAAGTGATTGAAATTGCAAGAAAAATCAACACTTTTGATACCTCCATCCTGCCCTATGAAGACTGCTGTACGGTTTTCGTTGCAAAACACCCCAAGACAAAACCCAGGCTGGAGCAAATCCTTAAGTCGGAAGCAAACCTGAATATCGAGGATATGATTAAAAAAGCAGTGGAGGAAAGGGAAGTATTGCGCATCCGGCTGGGCAAGGTGCTTTGA
- the miaA gene encoding tRNA (adenosine(37)-N6)-dimethylallyltransferase MiaA: protein MDKVIVILGPTASGKTNLSIDLAKKLDTEIISADSMQVYRYMDIGTAKPDMEERQGIKHYLIDEIYPDEEFNVVKFKDLAEKYIEEILKRGKIPIIAGGTGLYINSLIYNINFSETESNQELRERLWKEAEEKGNRYLHDILKKIDPKAAEKIHENNVKRVIRAIEVYEQTKKPISYHQELSRTQAVKYEYILIGLRMEREILYDRINKRVDLMMEKGLVDEVKRLVELGYDKNAVAMQGIGYKEILSYLRGEISLDEAIYIIKRDTRHYAKRQMTWFKKIPDVHWIDVDKLDGHLELLENVKDYLATFGIFL, encoded by the coding sequence ATGGATAAGGTGATAGTCATTTTGGGACCTACCGCTTCCGGTAAGACAAATTTGTCAATTGATCTGGCTAAAAAGCTGGATACTGAAATCATATCTGCAGATTCAATGCAGGTATACAGATACATGGATATCGGAACAGCTAAGCCGGATATGGAAGAAAGGCAGGGTATAAAGCATTATCTCATTGATGAAATATATCCTGATGAAGAATTCAATGTTGTGAAATTTAAAGATCTGGCAGAAAAATATATTGAGGAAATATTAAAAAGGGGAAAAATTCCCATTATAGCAGGAGGCACAGGGCTTTACATCAACTCCTTGATATATAACATAAATTTTTCGGAAACGGAAAGCAATCAGGAGTTGAGGGAAAGGCTATGGAAGGAAGCCGAAGAAAAAGGCAATCGTTACCTTCATGATATACTAAAGAAAATCGATCCGAAGGCAGCGGAAAAAATCCACGAAAATAATGTAAAGAGGGTTATCAGAGCCATAGAAGTTTACGAACAAACCAAAAAGCCCATATCTTATCATCAGGAGTTATCCAGAACCCAGGCTGTAAAATATGAATATATACTGATTGGATTGAGAATGGAAAGGGAAATTCTTTACGACAGGATCAATAAGAGGGTCGACCTGATGATGGAAAAGGGCCTGGTGGATGAAGTCAAAAGATTGGTAGAACTGGGATACGACAAAAACGCCGTGGCGATGCAAGGTATTGGATACAAAGAAATCCTCTCCTACCTAAGAGGAGAGATTTCACTGGACGAAGCAATTTATATTATTAAAAGGGATACCCGACATTATGCCAAAAGGCAGATGACATGGTTCAAAAAAATACCTGATGTCCATTGGATTGACGTCGACAAGCTGGACGGACATTTAGAATTATTGGAAAATGTCAAAGATTATCTTGCAACATTTGGAATTTTCCTATAG
- a CDS encoding cysteine desulfurase family protein, with protein MERDIYLDNSATTRPYDEVIDYINYINASVYGNPSSLHTKGIEAERLIKKARDIIAGSLGVEGREVYFTSGGTESNNLAIIGYLSANPRKGRHVITSKIEHPSVLETCRHLAENGYRVDYLDVDSKGIINLEQLRDAINEDTALISIMVVNNEIGSVQPVEEIVKIKNAVNRNTVLHMDAIQAYGKIKLNPKKLGIDLLSISSHKIHGPKGVGAVWANKTIRLKPILFGGGQESLIRSGTENVSGIGGFGMASEMIFQRLEENFKKVAGLKSLFLKRLEEEIDDFHVNSPEDASPYILNISFPDLKAEVLLHHLEEKGIYVSTGSACSSRKDTRSHVLQAINVDKCYAEGAIRFSFSSLNTEQDVLDTIDALKVIIPKIKIHKNRRR; from the coding sequence ATGGAAAGGGACATATATCTTGATAACAGCGCTACGACGAGACCTTATGACGAGGTTATAGATTACATAAATTATATCAATGCCAGTGTATACGGAAATCCTTCCTCCCTGCATACAAAGGGCATAGAGGCCGAAAGGCTGATAAAGAAAGCCAGGGATATAATTGCCGGTTCCCTTGGGGTGGAAGGCAGGGAGGTGTATTTTACTTCGGGAGGCACAGAATCCAACAATCTCGCGATAATAGGATATCTTAGTGCAAACCCCAGGAAAGGACGGCATGTTATCACCTCCAAAATTGAGCATCCTTCGGTGCTGGAAACCTGCAGGCACCTGGCTGAGAACGGCTACAGGGTGGATTACCTGGACGTGGACAGCAAGGGGATAATTAATCTCGAGCAATTGAGGGATGCTATAAATGAAGATACCGCCCTTATAAGCATAATGGTGGTAAATAATGAAATCGGTTCGGTTCAACCGGTGGAAGAAATAGTAAAAATCAAGAATGCCGTCAACAGGAATACAGTATTGCATATGGATGCGATACAAGCCTACGGAAAAATAAAGCTGAACCCTAAAAAGCTGGGAATTGACCTGTTGTCCATAAGCTCCCACAAAATACATGGCCCCAAGGGCGTGGGTGCGGTCTGGGCAAATAAAACCATAAGGCTGAAGCCCATATTATTCGGGGGTGGCCAGGAATCCTTGATCCGCTCAGGTACCGAAAACGTATCGGGAATTGGCGGCTTTGGAATGGCTTCGGAGATGATATTCCAAAGGCTGGAGGAGAATTTTAAAAAGGTTGCCGGGTTGAAATCCTTGTTTTTAAAAAGACTGGAAGAAGAAATAGATGATTTTCATGTAAATTCACCGGAGGATGCGTCGCCCTATATCTTAAACATCTCATTCCCGGACCTGAAGGCCGAGGTGCTGCTTCACCACCTGGAGGAGAAGGGAATATACGTATCTACCGGATCAGCCTGCTCCTCGAGGAAAGATACCCGGAGCCATGTGCTTCAGGCAATCAATGTAGACAAATGTTATGCTGAAGGAGCCATAAGGTTCAGCTTCTCATCCTTGAACACGGAACAGGATGTTTTGGATACCATCGATGCGTTAAAGGTAATAATACCGAAAATCAAAATACATAAAAACAGGCGGAGGTAG
- the hfq gene encoding RNA chaperone Hfq, with amino-acid sequence MVKNSINLQDVFLNQVRKDHIPVTIYLTNGFQLKGMVKGFDNFTVVLDSEGKQQLVYKHAISTVSPMKMVNLIFNDNKE; translated from the coding sequence GTGGTTAAGAATAGTATTAATTTGCAAGATGTTTTCCTGAATCAGGTAAGAAAGGATCATATTCCCGTTACAATCTATCTTACCAACGGCTTTCAATTGAAAGGCATGGTAAAAGGATTTGACAACTTTACTGTAGTTTTGGATAGCGAAGGAAAGCAGCAGCTTGTTTATAAACATGCCATATCAACTGTAAGCCCGATGAAAATGGTAAATTTGATTTTCAACGATAACAAAGAATAA
- a CDS encoding stalk domain-containing protein encodes MGKRLLVFLLALTICMAASTVVLADDVDVLRIAVNGETIEMPAKVIDGELFLPLRAISEKLGFEVLWSGKNQEIIIRMPERNINIRLSDYIIAVDDHESYIQGGYTHVGGRTYMRQDFFSDNMGLKIIWDKAKNDVRIHSVKENPIVINTKKEVKETQTLKLTIQYPEIKGLDNTEVQHKLNSLFSKLAAEAKKEGYEFAKYIGQDEIARGIKVETYFNYQVKYNQNGMLSIVFSAYLYSGGAHGNTLQSSYTFDLNTGEECDLKDLFKDGIDYVSYISDEVKKQMEEKGMTYALLNPFDAIKADQDFYLSNNAVVVYFQAYEYFPYVFGIPEFDIPLLTLNDMLKPEFSFLTAIPLKFGKDGYEQKISTEIKGHIGDMVDSVYVDGGSAYIYEKADDNEYLHMGFAGKEYYDLGAIADKNSIADDLVCTEALDLFDKTMVKFQGAFSGYETKTEYFIIEQGIPKPFLSVDGITAEMDIDGDGVKEIITQLPGTITTACIFEWDGNTLMSANVDQALNASFVLFNKEDGSFSAYYRTGDMTDHKRVEYRYTRYGMELKKSLRDMDGIVSENTLDYDKDSKDEKIVVRMVDGKQYEETEAGPFQGWNWQGKFVVSLIDEAGKTISELDLNEAFGGQDLVFNSSFLLQFDDYNNDGNLDFALGQYASSNGNVYRLFTIKDDGIELLPVKTGEIFSSGGKSRYTTEFEKFAKSGFINTYYDNIKGKYIEQHFVWDGSQFIIKSTFEKDVAVSAH; translated from the coding sequence ATGGGTAAAAGATTACTGGTTTTTTTATTGGCTCTTACAATCTGTATGGCTGCAAGTACAGTCGTCTTGGCAGACGATGTGGATGTCTTGAGGATTGCGGTAAACGGCGAAACAATTGAAATGCCTGCAAAGGTTATCGATGGGGAATTGTTCTTGCCCCTGCGGGCTATTTCCGAAAAGCTGGGGTTTGAGGTCTTGTGGTCCGGAAAAAATCAAGAAATTATCATTCGCATGCCCGAAAGGAATATCAATATCCGCCTTTCGGATTATATAATTGCCGTGGATGACCATGAGTCTTATATCCAGGGAGGATACACCCATGTGGGCGGCAGGACTTACATGAGGCAGGACTTTTTTAGCGATAATATGGGATTGAAAATAATATGGGATAAGGCTAAAAACGATGTAAGGATACACAGCGTCAAGGAAAATCCTATTGTAATCAATACAAAGAAGGAAGTAAAAGAAACTCAAACCTTGAAGCTTACTATTCAATATCCGGAGATTAAAGGATTGGATAACACCGAAGTGCAGCATAAGTTAAACTCCTTATTTTCAAAACTTGCAGCAGAGGCAAAGAAAGAAGGATATGAATTTGCAAAATACATAGGCCAGGATGAAATCGCAAGGGGTATTAAGGTTGAAACCTATTTCAATTACCAGGTCAAATACAACCAGAACGGCATGTTGAGCATCGTGTTTTCCGCCTACCTGTACAGCGGAGGCGCTCATGGCAATACCCTTCAAAGCTCTTATACCTTTGATCTGAACACAGGAGAGGAATGCGATTTAAAGGATTTATTTAAGGATGGCATTGATTATGTATCCTATATCAGCGATGAAGTGAAAAAGCAGATGGAAGAGAAGGGAATGACCTATGCACTGCTGAATCCCTTTGATGCTATAAAAGCCGATCAGGATTTCTATTTATCGAACAATGCCGTTGTGGTTTACTTCCAGGCATATGAATACTTTCCTTATGTTTTCGGCATTCCTGAATTTGACATTCCCTTATTAACATTAAATGATATGCTAAAGCCTGAATTCAGCTTCCTTACTGCCATACCTTTAAAGTTTGGCAAAGATGGCTACGAGCAAAAAATTTCTACGGAAATTAAAGGGCATATAGGCGATATGGTGGATAGTGTGTATGTTGATGGTGGAAGCGCGTACATTTATGAAAAGGCCGACGATAATGAATACCTTCATATGGGTTTTGCAGGCAAAGAGTATTATGACCTGGGAGCCATAGCAGATAAAAACAGCATTGCTGATGACCTTGTTTGCACAGAGGCATTGGACCTCTTTGACAAAACAATGGTTAAGTTTCAAGGGGCATTTAGCGGCTATGAAACCAAGACAGAATACTTCATTATAGAGCAGGGCATTCCAAAGCCATTTCTCTCAGTGGATGGCATTACAGCGGAAATGGATATTGATGGTGATGGTGTGAAAGAAATCATTACACAGCTTCCCGGTACAATCACCACAGCCTGTATATTTGAATGGGACGGAAACACGCTAATGTCCGCAAATGTTGATCAGGCGTTAAATGCATCTTTCGTGCTCTTTAATAAAGAAGACGGAAGTTTTTCAGCTTATTATAGGACCGGTGATATGACTGATCATAAAAGGGTTGAGTATAGGTATACCCGTTATGGTATGGAACTGAAAAAGAGCCTCAGGGATATGGATGGGATTGTGTCGGAAAATACCTTGGATTATGATAAGGATTCAAAAGATGAAAAGATTGTGGTAAGGATGGTGGACGGCAAGCAGTATGAGGAAACAGAAGCCGGGCCATTTCAAGGCTGGAACTGGCAGGGGAAATTCGTCGTTTCCCTCATTGACGAAGCCGGAAAGACAATATCGGAGTTGGACTTGAATGAAGCCTTTGGCGGCCAGGACTTGGTATTCAACAGCAGCTTTCTTTTGCAGTTTGATGATTATAATAATGACGGAAATCTTGATTTTGCCCTGGGTCAGTATGCCTCAAGCAATGGCAACGTGTACAGGCTGTTTACCATTAAAGATGACGGAATTGAGCTGCTGCCTGTAAAAACCGGTGAAATTTTCAGCAGCGGAGGAAAAAGCAGATATACGACAGAGTTTGAGAAATTTGCAAAAAGCGGGTTTATAAATACTTATTACGACAACATAAAAGGTAAGTACATAGAGCAGCATTTTGTGTGGGACGGTTCCCAATTTATTATAAAGAGCACCTTTGAAAAAGATGTTGCTGTTTCGGCCCATTGA